A genomic window from Quercus lobata isolate SW786 chromosome 10, ValleyOak3.0 Primary Assembly, whole genome shotgun sequence includes:
- the LOC115965314 gene encoding G-type lectin S-receptor-like serine/threonine-protein kinase LECRK2, producing MPCSHPISLGSSLHPTIIPSSWLSPSRQFAFGFYPEGNGFMVGIWLVGIDNNITVVWTANRDDPPVTSNATTLDLTKTGKLLLKTDEQGKEKPISISTTPDSASFACMFDSGNFALYNKNDSIIWETFRYPTDTILKGQILPCGGQLFSSASETNHSTGRYRLKMKYDGNLVLELANTVDDASEVYWESSTGGDRNRLVLNDAGLLQIINSTSMESVKNFTSLESNSSYRATLDVDGVFRLYSHAFDETTGKLKASETQWSALEDKDICEVNGFCGFNSFCTLNDDKPYCACLPGTDFVDAIHKSLGCVRNFAEVGRCGDGKDHVASYKITTKLNMMWNDIPYFKNLNERISTKEECLQSCLEDCNCDAALFTDSYYCWRYKLPLRYARRDTSTDTVAFFKVGKRSWNETIPLKPPVIEFKSKKVIVQILVLILAFTAFSCLGLGISGVYMFKIRVLRYKRLKESEILGLTKGLALNLFSYDELRRATNGFKDELGKGSFGTVYKGALYKGKKLVAVKRLEKLVEEGEREFRAEMQAIGRTHHKNLVQLIGYCAEGSKRLLVYEYMSNGSLADVLFKGVRRPNWDERVRIALDVARGILYLHEECKAPIIHCDIKPSNILMDDFWTAKISDFGLAKLLMPDQTRTFTMVRGTRGYLAPEWQKNTPISVKADVYSYGMVLLEIVCCRRNMDVNASIPEEIVLSTWVYKCFVARELEKIVGSEEVDKRTLENMVKVGLWCIQDEPFLRPSMKSVVLMLEGITDISVPPCPTNIPM from the coding sequence ATGCCATGCAGTCATCCTATAAGCCTGGGCTCTTCACTTCATCCCACAATTATCCCCTCGTCATGGCTTTCCCCTTCTCGTCAATTTGCCTTTGGATTCTATCCGGAAGGCAATGGTTTTATGGTTGGAATCTGGTTGGTGGGTATAGACAATAATATCACAGTTGTGTGGACAGCAAACCGTGATGATCCTCCGGTCACCTCGAATGCAACAACATTGGATTTAACGAAGACTGGTAAGCTTCTTTTGAAAACTGATGAGCAAGGAAAGGAGAAGCCTATCAGCATCAGTACAACGCCGGACTCTGCTTCTTTTGCCTGCATGTTTGATTCTGGCAATTTTGCTCTCTACAACAAAAATGATTCCATCATTTGGGAAACTTTCAGATATCCAACTGATACTATTTTGAAAGGGCAGATTCTGCCCTGCGGTGGTCAATTGTTCTCTAGTGCATCGGAGACCAACCACTCAACTGGACGCTATCGTCTGAAGATGAAGTATGATGGAAACCTTGTTCTAGAACTGGCAAACACGGTAGACGATGCAAGTGAAGTTTACTGGGAATCTTCAACTGGTGGAGATAGAAATCGCCTTGTTCTCAATGATGCAGGGCTTCTACAAATCATCAATAGCACTAGTATGGAAAgtgttaaaaattttacttcCTTAGAAAGCAATAGCAGTTATCGTGCAACTCTCGATGTTGATGGAGTATTCCGGTTGTATTCACATGCCTTTGACGAGACTACTGGCAAACTAAAAGCATCAGAAACTCAGTGGTCAGCATTGGAGGACAAGGATATTTGCGAAGTGAATGGTTTCTGTGGCTTCAACAGCTTTTGCACACTCAATGACGACAAACCGTACTGTGCTTGTCTTCCTGGAACCGATTTTGTTGACGCGATTCATAAATCTCTCGGCTGCGTGAGAAACTTTGCAGAAGTAGGCAGGTGCGGAGACGGCAAAGATCATGTAGCATCATATAAAATCACTACCAAACTGAATATGATGTGGAACGATATTccttatttcaaaaatttaaatgaacGCATTTCAACGAAGGAAGAATGTCTCCAATCTTGCTTGGAAGACTGCAATTGTGATGCAGCACTGTTCACTGATTCGTATTATTGCTGGAGATACAAGCTTCCACTGAGATATGCTAGAAGGGATACAAGCACGGATACCGTAGCTTTCTTCAAGGTGGGCAAAAGAAGCTGGAATGAAACCATCCCATTGAAGCCTCCTGTCATCGAGTTCAAAAGCAAAAAGGTTATAGTGCAAATTCTTGTTTTAATCTTAGCTTTTACTGCGTTCTCCTGTCTTGGCCTTGGAATTTCTGGCGTTTACATGTTCAAAATTCGAGTTCTAAGGTATAAAAGACTGAAAGAGAGTGAAATACTGGGCCTGACTAAGGGGCTTGctttaaatttgttttcataTGATGAGCTCAGAAGAGCAACAAATGGCTTCAAAGATGAGTTGGGTAAAGGTTCTTTCGGAACAGTATACAAAGGGGCTTTATACAAAGGTAAAAAACTTGTTGCAGTGAAGAGACTAGAGAAATTGGTGGAAGAAGGTGAAAGGGAGTTCCGTGCGGAGATGCAAGCAATAGGAAGAACCCACCACaaaaatttggttcaattgATAGGTTATTGTGCTGAGGGCTCAAAGAGGCTTCTTGTCTATGAATATATGAGCAATGGCTCCCTTGCCGATGTTCTTTTTAAGGGTGTAAGGCGTCCAAACTGGGATGAAAGAGTAAGAATAGCATTGGATGTTGCAAGAGGGATTCTCTATCTACATGAGGAGTGTAAGGCCCCTATTATTCATTGTGATATAAAACCCTCAAACATTTTGATGGATGATTTTTGGACTGCTAAAATCTCCGACTTTGGCTTGGCAAAATTGTTAATGCCAGATCAAACAAGAACCTTCACAATGGTCAGAGGAACTAGAGGGTATCTGGCACCTGAGTGGCAGAAGAACACCCCTATATCAGTGAAGGCGGATGTTTATAGTTATGGAATGGTACTTTTAGAGATTGTATGTTGCAGAAGGAACATGGATGTTAATGCATCAATACCAGAAGAAATTGTTCTTTCTACTTGGGTATATAAGTGCTTTGTTGCTAGAGAATTAGAAAAGATTGTGGGTAGTGAAGAAGTAGATAAGAGAACCTTGGAGAATATGGTTAAGGTGGGACTATGGTGCATTCAAGATGAACCATTTCTTCGTCCTTCCATGAAGAGTGTTGTATTGATGTTGGAAGGGATAACCGACATATCTGTTCCTCCATGCCCAACTAATATCCCCATGTAA
- the LOC115962951 gene encoding G-type lectin S-receptor-like serine/threonine-protein kinase LECRK3, translated as MGSISVLFLLSMFLLAVDVKALNHSKIPLGYWLSPIANRTSWVSPSGLFAFGFYPQDKGFAIGIWLRNQPNNTLVWTADTDNQPVSSKATLNLTSDELLLRTEHGEETSIADFSDHSIHSASMHDSGNFVLYDNSSTVLWESFASPTDTILGGQNYSYNNFDLVSTSDHSGRRYRLRIDSKGNLVSYPDNSTYGTETAYWSFDAFDDTSVILSLNQRGLLRLILGSSSIIISANNSYPGEKETTIIYRAMLDSDGIFKLYSHHFWGNGSNTSSKMYSEWSALRDQCEVKGFCGFNSYCISTGSKADCHCYPGFLFINPKNKFLGCFNNFSEDGCSKGPMVPYNIIALPNISLGDFPYSVVRTNQENCNTSCLGDCNCRAAFYINGTCKKYKLPLKYGRSQNLSVMIFLKVNRRNDVSLDPRPPSPVILMDGKKILIIFLTLGFIALICSVIAISCFFTYRQQVHRYRNLSPENVNVEFAGNFTLRSFSYNELEKATNGFKEPLGEGSFGSVYKGYVSEANKTIAVKRLEKFVEEGERDFRAEMTAIARTHHRNIVQLLGFCIEGSRKLLVYEYMSNGSLADLLFKAKKRTLWKERVRIALEVARGVFYLHQECEVHIIHCNLKPQNILMDDTWTAKISEFGLARLSLPNQTRTAMGIEGTSEYSAPEWQKNALISVKADIYSFGVLLLEIVCCRRNIDVNVLTADEMLLSNWVYNCLVAGQLDKLVGDENVDMKTLDRMVKVGLWCIQEDPALRPPMKNVILMLEGTMDIAVPPSPAISHS; from the coding sequence ATGGGTTCTATATCTGTTCTCTTCTTACTATCCATGTTTCTACTTGCTGTTGATGTAAAAGCTCTAAACCATTCCAAGATACCCTTAGGTTATTGGCTTTCCCCCATTGCCAACCGTACTTCTTGGGTCTCACCTTCTGGCCTTTTCGCTTTTGGTTTCTACCCACAAGACAAAGGCTTCGCCATAGGAATATGGCTGCGTAATCAACCAAATAACACTCTTGTCTGGACTGCAGATACAGATAACCAGCCTGTCTCCTCAAAAGCTACATTGAACTTAACAAGTGATGAGCTGCTCCTTCGCACAGAGCATGGTGAAGAAACTTCCATAGCTGACTTCTCAGATCACTCAATTCATTCAGCTTCTATGCATGATTCTGGTAATTTTGTGCTCTACGATAACTCTTCTACTGTTTTGTGGGAAAGTTTTGCTAGCCCAACTGACACCATATTAGGAGGTCAGAATTATTCCTATAATAATTTCGACTTGGTGTCTACATCAGACCACTCAGGTAGACGTTATCGTCTCAGAATAGACTCAAAAGGAAACCTTGTTTCCTACCCTGACAACAGTACATATGGTACAGAAACTGCCTATTGGTCCTTTGATGCATTCGATGACACTTCTGTAATTCTGAGTCTTAACCAAAGAGGTCTTCTGCGCTTAATCCTTGGCAGTTCCAGCATAATCATTTCGGCGAATAACTCTTACCCTGGCGAGAAAGAAACTACTATTATCTATCGTGCGATGCTTGATTCTGATGGAATTTTTAAGCTGTATTCACACCACTTTTGGGGCAATGGTAGTAATACTAGCTCAAAAATGTACTCGGAATGGTCAGCTTTGCGTGATCAATGTGAAGTCAAAGGTTTTTGTGGCTTCAACAGTTACTGCATAAGTACAGGCTCCAAAGCTGACTGTCACTGTTATCCTGGATTTCTTTTCATAAACcccaaaaataagtttttgggcTGTTTCAATAACTTCAGTGAAGATGGTTGCAGCAAAGGTCCAATGGTACCGTACAACATTATTGCTTTACCGAATATATCCTTGGGTGATTTTCCTTATTCAGTGGTACGTACAAACCAGGAAAACTGTAACACGTCTTGCCTTGGAGACTGTAATTGTAGGGCTGCATTTTACATTAATGGCACTTGCAAAAAATATAAGCTTCCACTTAAATATGGTAGAAGTCAGAATTTATCAGTTATGATTTTCTTGAAGGTGAATCGGAGAAATGATGTAAGTTTAGACCCTCGCCCTCCGAGTCCAGTAATCTTGATGGATGGcaaaaaaatcttgattatTTTCCTAACTTTGGGTTTCATTGCATTGATTTGTTCTGTAATTGCAATATCTTGTTTCTTCACATATAGGCAACAAGTTCACAGGTACAGAAACCTGTCTCCGGAAAATGTGAATGTGGAATTTGCTGGAAATTTTACTCTGCGTTCATTTTCTTACAATGAGCTCGAGAAGGCAACAAATGGATTCAAGGAACCATTAGGTGAGGGTTCTTTTGGATCAGTTTATAAAGGGTATGTATCTGAAGCTAACAAAACTATTGCCGTTAAGAGACTAGAGAAATTTGTGGAAGAAGGGGAAAGGGATTTTCGAGCCGAAATGACTGCCATTGCACGAACTCATCATAGAAACATAGTTCAGTTGCTTGGTTTCTGTATTGAGGGATCTAGGAAGCTTCTTGTTTATGAATACATGAGCAATGGTTCACTTGCAGATCTTCTCTTCAAGGCTAAGAAGCGAACCCTTTGGAAGGAAAGAGTGAGAATCGCACTAGAAGTGGCTAGAGGGGTCTTCTATCTACATCAAGAGTGTGAGGTCCATATCATCCATTGCAAtctaaaaccccaaaatatacTCATGGATGATACTTGGACTGCAAAGATCTCAGAATTTGGATTGGCGAGGCTATCACTGCCGAATCAAACGAGAACTGCAATGGGCATTGAAGGGACAAGTGAGTACTCTGCACCTGAATGGCAGAAAAATGCTCTAATATCAGTAAAAGCTGACATTTACAGTTTTGGCGTGCTGCTTTTGGAAATTGTATGTTGTAGACGCAACATAGATGTGAATGTTTTGACAGCAGATGAGATGCTTCTTTCTAACTGGGTATATAATTGCCTTGTGGCTGGACAGTTGGATAAGCTTGTGGGAGATGAAAACGTAGATATGAAGACACTAGACAGAATGGTGAAGGTCGGCTTGTGGTGCATCCAAGAAGATCCAGCTTTGCGTCCACCAATGAAAAATGTAATCTTGATGTTGGAGGGGACAATGGATATAGCAGTCCCTCCATCTCCAGCTATTTCTCATTCTTGA
- the LOC115965310 gene encoding uncharacterized protein LOC115965310, translating to MRYLRFISHIHKSLRQNPSPNFHTTQNPNPNLLALIQSKLPSFSTSSAQESKPPAPSEQVSAIVDELSGLTLLEVSDLVEVLRDKLGITEMPTMMVMMPGMVPGGLKGKGGGAAKKVEEKAEKTVFDVKLEGFDAAAKIKVIKEVRTFTDLGLKEAKDLVEKSPTLLKKGVTKEEAESIIAKMKEVGAKVSME from the coding sequence ATGAGGTATTTACGATTCATTTCACACATTCACAAATCTCTCCGCCAAAACCCTAGCCCCAATTTCCACACAACtcaaaaccctaatcctaaCCTCTTAGCCCTAATCCAATCCAAGCTCCCATCTTTCTCAACCTCTTCTGCTCAGGAATCGAAGCCACCAGCTCCATCAGAGCAAGTCTCGGCGATCGTCGATGAGCTCTCGGGTCTCACTCTTCTCGAGGTCTCGGACCTCGTCGAAGTTCTTCGCGATAAATTGGGGATCACTGAGATGCCGacgatgatggtgatgatgccAGGGATGGTCCCTGGAGGACTGAAGGGGAAGGGCGGTGGTGCGGCGAAGAAGGTGGAGGAGAAAGCGGAGAAGACTGTATTCGATGTGAAGCTCGAAGGGTTCGATGCGGCGGCGAAGATCAAGGTAATCAAGGAAGTGAGGACTTTTACCGATTTGGGGTTGAAGGAAGCTAAGGATTTGGTGGAGAAGTCGCCTACGCTTTTGAAGAAAGGCGTGACTAAGGAGGAGGCCGAGTCGATTATTGCTAAGATGAAGGAGGTTGGCGCTAAAGTTTCGATGGAATGA